The Doryrhamphus excisus isolate RoL2022-K1 chromosome 1, RoL_Dexc_1.0, whole genome shotgun sequence genome includes a window with the following:
- the LOC131136015 gene encoding tetraspanin-5 — translation MMSGKHFKAHEVSCCIKYFIFGFNIIFWFLGVAFLGIGLWAWSEKGVLSNISSITDLGGFDPVWLFLVVGGVMFILGFAGCIGALRENSFLLKFFSVFLGIIFFLELTAGVLAFVFKDWIKDQLNFFINNNIRAYRDDIDLQNLIDFTQEYWECCGAFGADDWNLNMYFNCTDSNPSREKCGVPFSCCTKDPAEDVINTQCGYDIRAKKDSEKRTFIYIKGCVPQFEKWLQDNLTGVAGIFIGIALLQIFGICLAQNLVSDIEAVRESCLFT, via the exons atgatgtCAGGAAAGCATTTCAAGGCTCATGAAGTGAGCTGCTGCATTAAGTATTTCATCTTTGGATTCAACATCATATTCTGG TTCCTTGGAGTGGCGTTCCTTGGTATCGGTTTGTGGGCATGGAGTGAAAAG GGTGTTCTATCCAACATTTCATCCATAACCGACCTGGGGGGCTTCGATCCAGTGTGGCTCTTTCTGGTGGTCGGCGGCGTGATGTTCATTCTGGGATTTGCTGGTTGCATCGGAGCGCTGAGGGAAAACTCTTTCTTGCTCAAATTT TTTTCAGTGTTCCTGGGTATCATCTTCTTCTTAGAACTGACAGCAGGAGTACTGGCCTTTGTCTTCAAAGACTGGATCAAGGACCAGCTCAACTTtttcatcaacaacaacattcGAGCTTACAGGGACGACATTGATCTTCAGAACCTGATCGACTTCACCCAAGAATAT TGGGAGTGCTGCGGAGCTTTTGGAGCTGACGACTGGAATTTGAACATGTACTTCAACTGCACAGATTCTAACCCAAGTCGGGAGAAGTGCGGCGTGCCCTTTTCCTGCTGCACCAAAGATCCAGCG GAGGATGTCATCAATACTCAGTGTGGATACGACATCAGAGCAAAAAAG GACTCAGAGAAGAGGACTTTCATCTACATTAAAGGCTGCGTCCCACAATTTGAGAAGTGGCTTCAAGACAACCTAACAGGAGTGGCGGGGATTTTTATCGGGATTGCATTATTACAA aTTTTTGGCATCTGTCTAGCGCAGAATCTGGTGAGCGACATTGAAGCAGTAAGAGAGAGTTG TTTGTTCACTTAA